A portion of the Nomia melanderi isolate GNS246 chromosome 2, iyNomMela1, whole genome shotgun sequence genome contains these proteins:
- the LOC116430767 gene encoding uncharacterized protein LOC116430767: MLLYVVCVIQKKLSYCRLRNIKTKNLGGKGKLADALIRKLTAYYGLAIRRNIHSVENMKKAIIASYYHLCSTKENPRHEYCLVGNDSWCKWQKALATGANLDLIEHPAPLHPDVQKHILPIYEDLSEKNLFERCLGGHTQNNNESFNLTVWRFAPKHLHLGIKIIEIAAYLAAGLFNEGYASVLRTMSALNIVIGKQAKTYADKIDEQRIIRQERRTLLTTKEARKARREQRMEENQLYEETEGILYGAGIAD; this comes from the coding sequence atgttactttacgttgtttgcgttatacaaaaaaaattatcatactgccggcttcgaaatattaaaacaaaaaacctcggtggaaaaggcaagctggctgatgcgcttatcaggaaactcaccgcatactatggcttagccatacgaagaaatattcatagcgtggaaaatatgaagaaagctataatagcctcgtattatcacttatgctccaccaaagaaaatccaaggcacgaatactgcctggtaggaaatgacagctggtgcaagtggcagaaagctctagccacaggagcaaatttggaccttatagaacatcctgcaccactacatccagacgtgcagaagcacatcctaccaatttacgaagatttatctgaaAAGAATCTATTTGAGAGGTGCTTGGGCGGACACACTCAGAAcaataacgagagtttcaactTAACTGTTTGGCGCTTCGCTCCAAAGCACCTGCACTtgggaataaaaattattgaaattgcagcatatttggcagctggcttatttaacgaaggatatgcttcagttttaagaactatgagtgctttgaatattgtaattggaaaacaagcaaaaacatacgccgacaaaatcgacgaacagagaATAATTCGACAGGAGCGACGCACATTATTAACTACCAAAGAGGCTCGAAAAGCAAGAAGAGAACAACGTATGGAGGAAAATCAGCTCTatgaggaaacagaaggaatattgtatggcgcaggaatcgcagactag